In Streptomyces chartreusis NRRL 3882, the following are encoded in one genomic region:
- a CDS encoding SAM-dependent methyltransferase — MTTPPRHTRLTFHGPLSEARADQLVARLARNAPATVLDIGCGWGELMLRLLTALPEATGTGIDINAEDLARGQRAAEERGLAPRARFLEESATGTSHGPADLVLCVGASQALSGELPAALEELRGLVSDHGRVLLGEGFWQRTPTPAELSRMWPDAAVTDHPDLATLVGLAIEAGFRPEWTQTASLDEWEEFESAYLADTEVWLAQHPGHPLAAETRERADRHRTAWLTYRGVLGLAYLTLVPVAR, encoded by the coding sequence ATGACAACCCCACCCCGCCACACCCGCCTCACCTTCCACGGCCCGTTGTCCGAGGCCCGGGCAGATCAGCTCGTGGCGCGCCTCGCCCGCAACGCCCCCGCAACCGTCCTGGACATCGGCTGCGGCTGGGGCGAACTCATGCTGCGCCTCCTGACGGCCCTGCCGGAGGCAACGGGCACCGGCATCGACATCAACGCCGAGGACCTGGCCCGAGGGCAGAGAGCCGCCGAGGAACGCGGACTGGCACCCCGGGCCCGCTTCCTCGAGGAATCCGCCACCGGCACCTCGCACGGCCCCGCCGACCTCGTCCTGTGCGTGGGCGCGAGCCAAGCCCTCAGCGGCGAACTCCCCGCGGCCCTCGAAGAACTACGCGGCCTCGTCTCCGACCACGGCCGCGTCCTGCTCGGCGAAGGGTTCTGGCAGCGCACCCCGACTCCCGCCGAACTGTCCCGCATGTGGCCGGACGCCGCCGTCACCGACCACCCCGACCTCGCCACCCTCGTCGGCCTGGCCATCGAGGCCGGGTTCAGACCGGAATGGACACAGACCGCGAGCCTCGACGAGTGGGAGGAGTTCGAGTCGGCGTACCTGGCGGACACCGAGGTGTGGCTCGCCCAGCACCCCGGCCACCCGCTGGCCGCCGAGACCCGGGAGCGCGCCGACCGCCACCGAACCGCCTGGCTCACCTACCGCGGCGTCCTCGGGCTCGCGTACCTCACCCTCGTACCGGTGGCCCGGTGA
- a CDS encoding MFS transporter, which yields MSSTTLPNDPPPEGAPPGGRRALAVWGIGVSVYFVAVIFRTSLGVAGLDAADRFHVNASALSTFSILQLLVYAGMQIPVGLLVDRLGTKKVLALGAVLFTAGQLGFAFSPSYGMALASRALLGCGDALTFISVLRLGSRWFPARRGPLVAQFAGLVGMAGNLVSTLVLARLLHGIGWTPAFAGSAVAGAVVFVLVLLFLKDHPEGHEPEPLPHQGAAYVRRQIAAAWREPGTRLGLWVHFTTQFPAMVFLLLWGLPFLVEAQGLSRATAGELLTLVVLSNMVVGLVYGQIVARHHGARLPLALGTVGTTAALWAATLAYPGPHAPMWLLIVLCSVLGACGPASMIGFDFARPANPPERQGTASGITNMGGFVASMTTLFAVGVLLDATGDDYTVAFSVVFVLQTLGVTQILRLRKQAARRERERLVASRVETVHVPA from the coding sequence ATGAGCTCCACCACGCTGCCGAACGATCCTCCCCCAGAGGGGGCGCCCCCAGGCGGCCGGCGGGCCCTGGCCGTCTGGGGCATCGGCGTCTCGGTCTACTTCGTCGCGGTCATCTTCCGCACGTCCCTGGGCGTGGCCGGGCTCGACGCGGCCGACCGCTTCCACGTCAACGCCTCCGCGCTCTCCACGTTCTCCATCCTGCAGCTGCTGGTCTACGCGGGCATGCAGATACCCGTCGGCCTGCTCGTCGACCGGCTCGGCACCAAGAAGGTCCTGGCCCTCGGGGCGGTGCTGTTCACGGCCGGGCAGCTGGGCTTCGCGTTCTCCCCCTCGTACGGCATGGCGCTCGCCTCCCGGGCGCTGCTCGGCTGCGGTGACGCGCTGACGTTCATCAGCGTGCTGCGGCTGGGCAGCCGGTGGTTCCCGGCCCGGCGCGGGCCGCTCGTCGCCCAGTTCGCGGGGTTGGTGGGCATGGCGGGCAACCTCGTCTCCACGCTCGTCCTCGCCCGGCTGCTGCACGGCATCGGCTGGACGCCGGCCTTCGCGGGCAGCGCGGTCGCCGGGGCCGTGGTGTTCGTCCTGGTGCTGCTGTTCCTGAAGGACCACCCGGAGGGCCACGAGCCGGAGCCGCTCCCGCACCAGGGCGCGGCCTACGTACGGCGGCAGATCGCCGCCGCCTGGCGGGAGCCGGGGACGCGGCTCGGACTCTGGGTGCACTTCACGACCCAGTTCCCGGCGATGGTGTTCCTGCTGCTGTGGGGCCTGCCGTTCCTCGTCGAGGCACAGGGACTGTCCCGGGCCACGGCCGGCGAGCTCCTCACCCTGGTCGTGCTGTCGAACATGGTCGTCGGCCTGGTCTACGGGCAGATCGTCGCCCGGCACCACGGGGCACGGCTGCCGCTCGCGCTCGGCACGGTCGGGACGACGGCGGCCCTGTGGGCGGCGACGCTGGCCTACCCCGGCCCGCACGCCCCGATGTGGCTGCTGATCGTGCTGTGCTCGGTGCTCGGGGCATGCGGGCCCGCGTCGATGATCGGCTTCGACTTCGCCCGTCCGGCGAATCCGCCCGAGCGGCAGGGCACGGCCTCCGGCATCACCAACATGGGCGGCTTCGTGGCCTCCATGACCACGCTGTTCGCGGTCGGGGTGCTGCTGGACGCCACCGGCGACGACTACACCGTGGCCTTCTCGGTGGTGTTCGTCCTCCAGACGCTCGGGGTCACGCAGATCCTGCGGCTGCGGAAGCAGGCGGCCCGGCGCGAGCGGGAACGGCTGGTGGCGAGCCGGGTGGAGACGGTGCACGTGCCCGCGTAG
- a CDS encoding maleylpyruvate isomerase family mycothiol-dependent enzyme, producing the protein MSLHPTLQPYADAWTHSIEAISELLQPLAEAEWNRRTPCPGWSVRDVVSHVIGLDCEMLGDPRPIHTLPRDLFHVTNDHQRYMEMQVDVRRHHTAPEMTSELEYVIIRRNRQLRNESRDPGTKVRGPLGTELTLEESMRRHAFDVWVHEQDLRTALGRPGNLDSPGAHVARDVLLGELPRVVAEDAQAPRSSAVVFDVHGPVEFLRTIRVDIQGRGTLETAPALGPAATLTLDWETYVRLACGRVTPESVTDRVKSEGDPDLTAAILSNFTVTQ; encoded by the coding sequence GTGAGTCTGCATCCCACCCTCCAGCCCTACGCCGACGCCTGGACCCACTCCATCGAAGCGATATCCGAGCTGCTCCAGCCGCTCGCGGAGGCCGAGTGGAACCGGCGGACGCCGTGCCCCGGGTGGTCGGTGCGGGACGTGGTCTCCCATGTCATCGGCCTGGACTGCGAGATGCTCGGCGACCCGCGGCCCATCCACACGCTGCCGCGCGACCTCTTCCACGTGACGAACGACCACCAGCGCTACATGGAGATGCAGGTCGACGTCCGCCGTCACCACACGGCGCCGGAGATGACCTCCGAGCTGGAGTACGTGATCATCCGCCGCAACCGGCAGCTGCGCAACGAGTCGCGCGACCCGGGCACGAAGGTGCGCGGCCCGCTCGGCACGGAACTCACCCTCGAGGAGTCCATGCGCCGGCACGCCTTCGACGTGTGGGTGCACGAGCAGGACCTGCGCACGGCCCTCGGCCGGCCCGGCAACCTCGACTCCCCCGGCGCGCACGTCGCCCGTGACGTGCTGCTCGGCGAACTCCCGCGCGTGGTCGCCGAGGACGCGCAGGCACCACGCAGCTCGGCCGTCGTCTTCGACGTCCACGGCCCCGTCGAGTTCCTGCGCACGATCCGCGTCGACATCCAGGGCCGCGGCACCCTCGAAACGGCCCCCGCCCTCGGCCCGGCCGCCACCCTCACCCTCGACTGGGAGACGTACGTCCGCCTGGCCTGCGGCCGCGTGACGCCCGAGTCGGTGACCGACAGGGTGAAGTCGGAAGGCGACCCGGACCTGACGGCGGCGATCCTGAGCAACTTCACAGTGACGCAGTAG
- a CDS encoding twin-arginine translocation signal domain-containing protein — protein MNLNLPHIPRLTRRRSGPAAAHRRGLSRRALLGRVAAVGGAVGVAALPVSHFLSQAYADARNPIPGRVRDALRSAQDRTQRVLAGSRSRNGWEMENVADDGGTVYTRPVPGTPLKGIAVRMGDVETVLVHLVRRFHYEVDTLRRGDVVGWHDPSNVGKGRPESNLASGTAVRIRPGFYPRGARGGFFPQQEVVIRDILAELDGVVRWGGDDPTPDESLFSIDVRPGDKRLAQVAARVRGWQLEPGAGAGAPVNVLAGGRRKAARALERRQRTAA, from the coding sequence TTGAACCTCAACCTCCCCCACATTCCCCGTCTCACCCGCAGACGGTCCGGACCGGCCGCCGCGCATCGCCGCGGTCTGTCCCGCCGCGCCCTGCTCGGCCGTGTCGCCGCCGTCGGCGGTGCCGTGGGCGTCGCCGCCCTGCCCGTCTCGCACTTCCTGTCACAGGCGTACGCCGACGCGCGCAACCCCATTCCGGGCCGCGTACGGGACGCCCTGCGCAGCGCGCAGGACCGGACCCAGCGCGTGCTGGCCGGTTCGCGCTCCCGCAACGGCTGGGAGATGGAGAACGTCGCGGACGACGGCGGCACCGTCTACACCCGCCCCGTGCCCGGCACCCCGCTCAAGGGCATCGCCGTCCGCATGGGCGACGTCGAGACCGTCCTCGTCCACCTGGTGCGCCGGTTCCACTACGAGGTCGACACCCTGCGCCGGGGCGACGTCGTCGGCTGGCACGACCCGTCAAACGTCGGCAAGGGCCGGCCGGAGTCCAACCTTGCGTCCGGCACGGCGGTGCGGATCCGGCCGGGCTTCTACCCGCGCGGTGCCCGGGGCGGCTTCTTCCCACAGCAGGAGGTCGTGATCCGCGACATCCTCGCCGAACTCGACGGAGTCGTCCGCTGGGGCGGCGACGACCCCACGCCCGACGAGTCCCTGTTCTCCATCGACGTACGGCCCGGAGACAAGCGGCTGGCCCAGGTCGCGGCGCGGGTCCGGGGCTGGCAGCTGGAGCCGGGAGCCGGTGCGGGCGCACCGGTGAACGTGCTGGCCGGTGGCCGGCGCAAGGCGGCCCGGGCGCTGGAGCGCCGTCAGCGCACCGCTGCGTGA
- a CDS encoding dihydrolipoamide acetyltransferase family protein, with the protein MTTMTEASVREFKMPDVGEGLTEAEILKWFVQPGDTVTDGQVVCEVETAKAAVELPIPYDGVVRELHFPEGTTVDVGTAIIAVDVSGGAAPAAEQSAAEQPAPTAEQPAAPRPAEEPKVEGSGRQPVLVGYGVAASSTRRRPRKGPEVPVQQASTAIQTELNGHGAAPPAAAAVKARPLAKPPVRKLAKDLGVDLATVVPTGPDGVITREDVHAAVAEPRTPQPEAPAAAVPAAAPAVVSYDTTRETRVPIKGVRKATAAAMVGSAFTAPHVTEFVTVDVTRTMKLVEELKEDKEFAGLRVNPLLLIAKALLVAIKRNPDINASWDEAAQEIVVKHYVNLGIAAATPRGLIVPNIKDAHAKTLPQLAESLGELVSTARDGKTSPAAMQGGTVTITNVGVFGVDTGTPILNPGESAILAVGAIKLQPWVHKGKVKPRQVTTLALSFDHRLVDGELGSKVLADVAAILEQPKRLITWA; encoded by the coding sequence GTGACGACGATGACGGAAGCGTCCGTACGCGAGTTCAAGATGCCCGACGTGGGCGAGGGGCTCACCGAGGCGGAGATCCTCAAGTGGTTCGTCCAGCCCGGCGACACGGTGACGGACGGCCAGGTGGTGTGCGAGGTCGAGACGGCGAAGGCGGCCGTCGAGCTGCCCATCCCGTACGACGGCGTGGTCCGGGAGCTGCACTTCCCGGAGGGCACCACGGTCGACGTGGGCACGGCGATCATCGCGGTGGACGTGAGCGGAGGGGCCGCCCCCGCCGCCGAGCAGTCCGCCGCAGAGCAGCCCGCGCCCACCGCCGAGCAGCCAGCGGCGCCCCGGCCCGCGGAGGAGCCGAAGGTGGAGGGCTCCGGCCGCCAGCCGGTCCTGGTCGGCTACGGGGTGGCGGCGTCGTCCACCCGCCGTCGCCCGCGCAAGGGCCCGGAGGTCCCGGTCCAGCAGGCCTCGACGGCGATCCAGACGGAGCTGAACGGCCACGGGGCGGCGCCCCCGGCCGCCGCCGCCGTGAAGGCACGCCCCCTGGCCAAGCCCCCGGTCCGCAAGCTGGCCAAGGACCTGGGCGTCGATCTGGCGACGGTCGTCCCGACCGGCCCGGACGGCGTCATCACCCGCGAGGACGTGCACGCGGCGGTGGCCGAGCCGCGGACACCGCAGCCGGAGGCCCCCGCTGCCGCCGTCCCGGCCGCCGCCCCGGCGGTGGTGTCGTACGACACCACCCGTGAGACCCGTGTCCCGATCAAGGGCGTCCGCAAGGCGACGGCGGCGGCGATGGTCGGCTCGGCCTTCACCGCGCCGCACGTCACGGAGTTCGTGACCGTCGACGTGACGCGCACGATGAAGCTGGTCGAGGAGCTGAAGGAGGACAAGGAGTTCGCGGGCCTGCGCGTGAACCCCCTCCTGCTGATCGCCAAGGCGCTGCTCGTCGCGATCAAGCGGAACCCGGACATCAACGCGTCCTGGGACGAGGCCGCCCAGGAGATCGTGGTCAAGCACTATGTGAACCTGGGCATCGCGGCCGCGACCCCGCGCGGCCTGATCGTGCCGAACATCAAGGACGCCCACGCCAAGACGCTGCCGCAGCTGGCCGAGTCGCTGGGCGAGCTGGTGTCGACGGCCAGGGACGGCAAGACCTCCCCGGCGGCCATGCAGGGCGGCACGGTGACGATCACCAACGTCGGCGTCTTCGGCGTCGACACGGGCACGCCGATCCTCAACCCCGGCGAGTCCGCGATCCTCGCGGTCGGTGCGATCAAGCTCCAGCCGTGGGTCCACAAGGGCAAGGTGAAGCCCCGTCAGGTCACCACGCTGGCGCTGTCGTTCGACCACCGCCTGGTCGACGGGGAGCTGGGCTCCAAGGTCCTGGCGGACGTGGCGGCGATCCTGGAGCAGCCGAAGCGCCTGATCACCTGGGCGTGA
- a CDS encoding alpha-ketoacid dehydrogenase subunit beta produces the protein MADKMALAKAINESLRRALDSDPKVLIMGEDVGKLGGVFRVTDGLQKDFGESRVIDTPLAESGIVGTAIGLALRGYRPVVEIQFDGFVFPAYDQIVTQLAKMHARSLGKVKLPVVVRIPYGGGIGAVEHHSESPESLFAHVAGLKIVSPSNASDAYWMMQQAIQSDDPVIFFEPKRRYWDKGEVNTEAIPGPLHKAQVVRAGTDLTLAAYGPMVKLCQEVADAAAEEGRNLEVLDLRSVSPIDFDSIQASVEKTRRLVVVHEAPVFFGSGAEIAARITERCFYHLEAPVLRVGGYHAPYPPARLEEEYLPNLDRVLDAVDRSLAY, from the coding sequence ATGGCCGACAAGATGGCTCTGGCCAAGGCGATCAACGAGTCGCTGCGCCGCGCCCTGGACTCCGACCCCAAGGTCCTGATCATGGGTGAGGACGTCGGCAAGCTCGGCGGTGTCTTCCGGGTGACGGACGGCCTCCAGAAGGACTTCGGCGAGAGCCGCGTCATCGACACCCCGCTGGCCGAGTCGGGCATCGTCGGCACGGCGATCGGCCTGGCCCTGCGCGGCTACCGCCCGGTGGTGGAGATCCAGTTCGACGGCTTCGTCTTCCCGGCCTACGACCAGATCGTCACGCAGCTCGCGAAGATGCACGCCCGCTCGCTGGGCAAGGTCAAGCTCCCGGTCGTCGTCCGCATCCCCTACGGCGGCGGCATCGGCGCCGTGGAGCACCACTCGGAGTCCCCCGAGTCGCTGTTCGCGCACGTGGCGGGCCTGAAGATCGTCAGTCCGTCGAACGCGTCGGACGCCTACTGGATGATGCAGCAGGCCATCCAGAGCGACGACCCGGTGATCTTCTTCGAGCCCAAGCGCCGCTACTGGGACAAGGGCGAGGTCAACACCGAGGCGATCCCGGGCCCGCTGCACAAGGCCCAGGTGGTCCGCGCGGGCACCGACCTGACCCTCGCCGCCTACGGCCCGATGGTGAAGCTCTGCCAGGAGGTCGCCGACGCGGCCGCCGAGGAGGGCAGGAACCTGGAGGTTCTCGACCTGCGCTCGGTCTCCCCGATCGACTTCGACTCGATCCAGGCGTCGGTGGAGAAGACGCGCCGCCTGGTCGTCGTCCACGAGGCACCGGTGTTCTTCGGCTCCGGCGCGGAGATCGCCGCGCGGATCACGGAGCGCTGCTTCTACCACCTGGAGGCCCCGGTGCTCCGGGTGGGCGGCTATCACGCGCCGTACCCGCCGGCCCGCCTGGAGGAGGAGTACCTGCCGAACCTGGACCGGGTGCTGGATGCCGTCGACCGCTCGCTGGCGTACTGA
- a CDS encoding D-alanyl-D-alanine carboxypeptidase family protein: MITGIKGTRLRRAAAVAVTTGAMLATGALTVAPAQAATAPTIAAKGGYVMNNATGKSLYTKAADTRRSTGSTTKIMTALVVLKQPNLNLDSKVTIQKAYSDYIVDNNWASNAKLIVGDKVTVRQLLYGLMLPSGCDAAYALADKFGSGSTRAARVKSFIGKMNTTAKDLGLKNTHFDSFDGIGKGSNYSTPRDLTKIASSAMKNSTFRTVVKTKKYTAKTTTKSGGTRTMAPWENTNPLLASYTGAIGVKTGSGPEAKYCLVFAATRNGKTVIGTVLASTNATTRKSDATKLLNYGFAK, encoded by the coding sequence TTGATAACCGGCATTAAGGGCACCCGTCTCCGCAGAGCCGCGGCCGTCGCCGTCACCACCGGCGCCATGCTCGCGACCGGAGCCCTCACCGTTGCGCCGGCGCAGGCCGCCACGGCGCCCACGATCGCCGCCAAGGGCGGCTACGTGATGAACAACGCGACCGGCAAGTCGCTCTACACCAAGGCTGCCGACACGCGCCGCTCCACCGGCTCGACCACCAAGATCATGACCGCCCTGGTGGTGCTGAAGCAGCCGAACCTCAACCTGGACAGCAAGGTCACGATCCAGAAGGCGTACAGCGACTACATCGTCGACAACAACTGGGCGTCGAACGCCAAGCTGATCGTCGGCGACAAGGTCACCGTCCGCCAGCTGCTGTACGGGCTGATGCTGCCGTCCGGCTGCGACGCGGCGTACGCGCTCGCCGACAAGTTCGGCTCGGGCTCGACGCGGGCGGCGCGCGTGAAGTCGTTCATCGGCAAGATGAACACCACCGCCAAGGACCTGGGTCTGAAGAACACCCACTTCGACTCGTTCGACGGCATCGGCAAGGGCAGCAACTACTCCACGCCGCGCGACCTGACGAAGATCGCCAGCAGCGCCATGAAGAACTCCACGTTCCGCACGGTCGTCAAGACGAAGAAGTACACGGCGAAGACGACCACCAAGTCCGGCGGCACGCGGACGATGGCGCCGTGGGAGAACACCAACCCGCTGCTCGCGAGCTACACCGGCGCGATCGGCGTGAAGACCGGTTCCGGCCCGGAGGCCAAGTACTGCCTGGTCTTCGCCGCCACCCGGAACGGCAAGACGGTCATCGGCACGGTCCTCGCCTCGACCAACGCGACCACGCGGAAGTCGGACGCGACGAAGCTGCTGAACTACGGCTTCGCGAAGTAG
- a CDS encoding GntR family transcriptional regulator, whose amino-acid sequence MTLAVKQPPAADRVYTHVKQGVLERRYEGGTLLTEGELAEAVGVSRTPVREALLRLEAEGLIRLYPKKGALVLPVSAQEIADVVETRLLVEEHAARKAVPAPAGLIERLEELLARQKKQAAAGDLAGAAVTDRCFHAEIVRSGGNEILSRLYDQLRDRQLRMGVAVMHSHPDRIAKTLAEHEEILDALRAGDAEAAVGLVHRHVSWFSHLARGEVR is encoded by the coding sequence ATGACCCTGGCCGTGAAGCAACCGCCCGCCGCCGACCGCGTCTACACCCACGTCAAACAGGGTGTCCTGGAGCGCCGTTACGAGGGCGGGACCCTGCTCACCGAGGGCGAGCTCGCCGAGGCCGTGGGGGTCTCGCGCACGCCGGTGCGCGAGGCGCTGCTCCGGCTGGAGGCCGAGGGGCTGATCCGGCTCTACCCGAAGAAGGGCGCCCTCGTCCTGCCGGTCTCCGCCCAGGAGATCGCCGACGTCGTCGAGACGCGGCTGCTCGTCGAGGAGCACGCGGCGCGCAAGGCGGTGCCCGCGCCCGCCGGGCTCATCGAGCGCCTGGAGGAGCTGCTGGCCCGGCAGAAGAAGCAGGCCGCCGCCGGAGACCTCGCCGGAGCCGCCGTCACCGACCGCTGCTTCCACGCCGAGATCGTCCGCAGCGGCGGCAACGAGATCCTCTCCCGGCTCTACGACCAGCTGCGCGACCGCCAGTTGCGGATGGGCGTCGCCGTCATGCACTCCCACCCCGACCGGATCGCCAAGACCCTCGCCGAGCACGAGGAGATCCTCGACGCGCTGCGCGCCGGGGACGCCGAGGCGGCCGTCGGGCTGGTCCACCGGCACGTCAGCTGGTTCTCGCACCTGGCCCGGGGGGAGGTCCGATGA
- a CDS encoding glycoside hydrolase domain-containing protein — MRDPMVLRAQRFVNSVYGSRIGTTVEETGETDWATLYALTRALQYELGITALSDNFGPTTLSTLTAKYPELNADTVPSPDFCRIIQSGLYCKGYDGGDLDGTYGGRVEAAVTKLKTDMGVEQAFPGPDLTPKVFKALLTMDSYVLNTSGTRQVREVQRWLNGRYLNRQDFFVIACDGRVSRDLARALVFGTQYDLGMADGTANGNFGPGTQSALKAHPVRQGDKGVYVQLFSAGMVVNRRPVALTDTFDAYLAAAVRSFQTFVALPATGEGDFSTFASLLASYGDQSRQGKACDTVSEVTPARAATLKAAGITYVGRYLTNPSATSLPEKAIQPGELQVIAQHGLRCFPIYQTVDNDASDFDYVAGRTAGYAAVNAALDHGFKRGTRIFFAVDFDAIDAEITASVLPHFKGIKEAMADSGHPYEIGVYGSRNVCAQVGAAGYSTASFVADMSPGFDGNAGRPLPKDWAYDQFVIRTLGSGDGQLEVDVDIASGRDTGQGSFNRPRPAVPDVALDERQVPALRADLARYMRSIGRPDLGGVGSDARLYTNAQAVEAIQDQDGLITELSNTYQMRKALIQTAVYWAMRDYSLADQATDQQVADHHLTGSGQVRDSHTGIGQISGSDAIQAWNHCIGWGYTTGDHRDPAKDADLWSVWQQLSKDNAFSVRTAALVHLWGVRGRPGGQLPPGDRVTTPRSMRLDLAEFEITELLRRYRAWDPDVEAQTHQSLAVYQIFEKYNSIARNA, encoded by the coding sequence ATGCGCGACCCCATGGTGCTCAGGGCCCAGAGATTCGTGAACTCCGTCTACGGCAGCCGCATCGGTACGACCGTGGAGGAAACCGGCGAGACCGACTGGGCGACCCTGTACGCCCTGACCCGTGCCCTCCAGTACGAGCTGGGCATCACGGCACTGTCCGACAACTTCGGCCCCACCACGCTCTCGACGCTGACCGCCAAGTACCCCGAGCTGAACGCGGACACCGTCCCCTCCCCCGACTTCTGCCGCATCATCCAGTCCGGCCTGTACTGCAAGGGCTACGACGGCGGCGACCTGGACGGCACGTACGGCGGGCGGGTCGAGGCGGCCGTCACGAAGCTCAAGACCGACATGGGCGTCGAACAGGCCTTCCCCGGCCCCGATCTGACGCCCAAGGTGTTCAAGGCGCTGCTCACGATGGACTCGTACGTCCTCAACACCTCCGGCACCCGGCAGGTCCGTGAGGTGCAGCGGTGGCTCAACGGGCGTTACCTGAACCGGCAGGACTTCTTCGTCATCGCCTGCGACGGGCGCGTCTCCCGGGACCTGGCCCGGGCGCTGGTCTTCGGCACGCAGTACGACCTCGGCATGGCCGACGGCACCGCGAACGGCAACTTCGGGCCCGGCACCCAGTCGGCCCTGAAGGCGCACCCCGTGCGGCAGGGCGACAAGGGCGTCTACGTCCAGCTGTTCTCCGCCGGGATGGTCGTGAACCGGCGGCCCGTCGCCCTCACCGACACCTTCGACGCCTACCTCGCCGCGGCGGTCCGCTCCTTCCAGACCTTCGTCGCTCTCCCGGCAACGGGCGAGGGCGACTTCTCCACCTTCGCCTCCCTCCTGGCGTCCTACGGCGACCAGTCGCGCCAGGGCAAGGCCTGCGACACCGTCTCCGAGGTCACCCCGGCGCGGGCGGCGACGCTCAAGGCCGCCGGTATCACGTACGTGGGCCGCTACCTCACCAACCCGAGCGCCACCTCCCTGCCGGAGAAGGCCATCCAGCCGGGCGAGTTGCAGGTCATCGCCCAGCACGGCCTGCGCTGCTTCCCGATCTACCAGACGGTCGACAACGACGCCTCGGACTTCGACTACGTCGCCGGGCGGACGGCTGGATACGCGGCGGTCAACGCCGCCCTCGACCACGGCTTCAAGAGGGGGACCCGGATCTTCTTCGCCGTCGACTTCGACGCGATCGACGCCGAGATCACCGCGAGCGTCCTGCCCCACTTCAAGGGCATCAAGGAGGCGATGGCGGACTCCGGCCACCCGTACGAGATCGGGGTCTACGGCTCCCGCAACGTCTGCGCGCAGGTCGGCGCGGCGGGCTACTCGACGGCGAGCTTCGTGGCCGACATGTCCCCGGGCTTCGACGGCAACGCCGGGCGCCCGCTGCCGAAGGACTGGGCCTACGACCAGTTCGTCATCCGCACCCTCGGCTCGGGCGACGGACAGCTGGAGGTCGACGTCGACATCGCCTCGGGCCGCGACACCGGGCAGGGCTCGTTCAACCGGCCGCGGCCCGCCGTCCCGGACGTCGCCCTCGACGAACGCCAGGTGCCGGCGCTGCGGGCCGACCTCGCGCGCTACATGCGGTCGATCGGACGCCCGGACCTGGGCGGCGTCGGCAGTGACGCGAGGCTCTACACCAACGCCCAGGCGGTCGAGGCGATCCAGGACCAGGACGGGCTGATCACCGAGCTGTCCAACACGTACCAGATGCGCAAGGCGCTGATCCAGACGGCCGTCTACTGGGCGATGCGCGACTACAGCCTCGCCGACCAGGCCACGGACCAGCAGGTGGCCGACCACCACCTGACGGGCTCCGGGCAGGTCAGGGACTCGCACACCGGCATCGGGCAGATCAGCGGCTCCGACGCCATCCAGGCCTGGAACCACTGCATCGGCTGGGGCTACACCACCGGCGACCACCGCGACCCGGCCAAGGACGCCGACCTGTGGTCCGTGTGGCAGCAGCTGAGCAAGGACAACGCGTTCAGCGTGCGCACGGCGGCCCTGGTCCACCTGTGGGGCGTCCGCGGCAGGCCGGGCGGTCAGCTGCCGCCCGGCGACCGGGTCACCACCCCGAGGTCCATGCGCCTGGACCTCGCCGAGTTCGAGATCACCGAGCTGCTGCGCCGCTACCGGGCCTGGGACCCCGACGTGGAGGCGCAGACCCACCAGAGCCTGGCCGTCTACCAGATCTTCGAGAAGTACAACAGCATCGCCCGCAACGCGTGA
- a CDS encoding carbon-nitrogen family hydrolase produces MRASVIQIAVDEGESVESRRRRVASMVRDQAGADLVVLPELWTTGAFAYQDFGQEAEPLEGPTHEAMAKAASDAGVWLHAGSIPERDPEGPLYNTSLVFSPSGDLAAAYRKIHRFGFDKGEAVLMGAGAELVTVRLPSTTLGLGTCYDLRFPELFRGLVDAGAETLVVPAGWPERRRSHWTLLAQARAVENQSFVVACGTAGTHAGVPQAGHSIVVDPWGEVLAEAGAGEEVLTVEFDPGKVAATREQFPALKDRVLGLQPPRRP; encoded by the coding sequence GTGCGCGCCTCTGTGATCCAGATCGCCGTAGACGAGGGCGAATCGGTCGAATCGCGCCGCCGACGGGTGGCCTCGATGGTCCGGGACCAGGCCGGGGCCGATCTCGTCGTCCTGCCGGAGCTGTGGACCACGGGTGCCTTCGCCTATCAGGACTTCGGGCAGGAGGCCGAGCCGCTCGAAGGGCCGACCCACGAGGCGATGGCGAAGGCCGCGAGCGACGCGGGGGTGTGGCTGCACGCGGGCTCCATCCCGGAGCGTGACCCGGAGGGTCCCCTGTACAACACCTCCCTCGTCTTCTCCCCCTCCGGCGACCTCGCCGCCGCCTACCGCAAGATCCACCGCTTCGGCTTCGACAAGGGCGAGGCCGTGCTGATGGGCGCGGGGGCCGAGCTGGTGACGGTCCGTCTGCCGTCGACCACCCTGGGCCTCGGCACCTGTTACGACCTCCGTTTCCCCGAACTCTTCCGCGGTCTCGTCGACGCCGGTGCCGAGACGCTCGTGGTCCCGGCGGGCTGGCCGGAGCGCCGCCGGTCGCACTGGACGCTGCTGGCCCAGGCGCGGGCGGTGGAGAACCAGTCGTTCGTCGTCGCGTGTGGAACGGCCGGGACGCACGCCGGAGTTCCCCAGGCCGGTCACTCGATCGTGGTCGACCCGTGGGGCGAGGTGCTGGCCGAGGCGGGCGCCGGCGAGGAGGTCCTGACGGTGGAGTTCGACCCGGGGAAGGTCGCGGCGACGCGGGAGCAGTTCCCGGCGCTGAAGGACCGGGTGCTGGGACTCCAGCCACCTCGCAGGCCCTGA